In Ignavibacteria bacterium, a single window of DNA contains:
- a CDS encoding T9SS type A sorting domain-containing protein: MKLIVLISIVFISNSLFAQLVNDFRVNTDTALSVPKYFAKISSNKKRYSVIVWQNGVNSPIDVYAQIFDSSFNRIGNNFKVNSTSGSINSDVAVRKDGSFGIVWRGVSVSPSGSLILLKIYNKDGIPISQEIQLNDTIKGFDPNIRIGTDNLNRFIISFDYTAPVSYHKDIFFQIVDSNGVKVGNNVKVNQYSSYGKPAIGVQQNGGFVIAWESSGPKPNHFDIYSQLFSANGTPIGSNQQVNDIEFDIDTLNNQTQTDIAIDSTGNYVISFSEFPYSTGVDRIKYQRYNNSGNKIGINKIIGNGAYEAFVSYDEVGNIIFLLSYDGSVGYINNLRIDNNDNFIGSYFPVSTQFPNSSKGGSDVLLIDKKIVNVWRDLRLSNQPQIFLNVRSYINPDSVVSINNISMEVPSKYSLSQNYPNPFNPTSVIRFQLPFVSFISLKVYDIQGKEVQTLVNESLKPGTYEVTFDGSHLTSSVYFCKLQTGSFISVKRMVLLK; this comes from the coding sequence ATGAAATTGATAGTATTAATATCAATTGTTTTCATATCTAATTCATTGTTCGCCCAACTTGTAAATGATTTCAGAGTAAACACTGATACGGCATTATCAGTACCTAAATATTTCGCTAAAATTTCTTCAAACAAAAAAAGATATTCTGTTATCGTATGGCAAAATGGGGTTAATTCACCAATAGATGTGTACGCACAAATATTTGATAGTAGCTTCAATAGAATAGGAAATAATTTTAAGGTTAATTCTACAAGTGGTTCAATAAATTCGGATGTTGCAGTAAGAAAAGATGGCTCATTTGGTATAGTTTGGAGGGGTGTTTCTGTAAGTCCTAGTGGCTCATTAATTCTTTTAAAAATATATAATAAAGATGGTATCCCTATCTCACAGGAAATTCAATTAAACGATACTATAAAAGGATTTGACCCTAACATAAGAATTGGTACAGATAATTTAAATAGATTCATTATTTCATTCGATTATACTGCTCCTGTTTCTTATCACAAAGACATCTTCTTCCAAATAGTTGATTCAAATGGCGTAAAAGTTGGTAACAATGTTAAAGTGAATCAATATTCGAGTTATGGGAAACCGGCAATTGGAGTTCAACAAAATGGCGGATTTGTAATAGCATGGGAGAGTTCGGGACCTAAACCAAACCATTTTGATATTTACAGTCAATTATTTTCTGCAAACGGTACTCCGATTGGAAGTAATCAACAAGTAAATGATATTGAGTTTGATATTGACACTTTAAATAATCAAACACAAACAGACATTGCTATTGATTCAACAGGGAATTATGTGATTTCTTTTTCTGAATTTCCATATAGTACTGGTGTAGATAGAATTAAATATCAAAGATACAACAACAGTGGCAATAAAATTGGGATTAATAAAATTATTGGTAACGGTGCTTATGAAGCTTTCGTGAGCTATGACGAAGTTGGGAACATAATATTTTTACTAAGCTACGATGGAAGCGTCGGCTATATAAACAATTTAAGAATTGATAATAATGATAATTTTATAGGAAGTTATTTCCCTGTTTCAACACAGTTTCCTAATAGCAGTAAAGGCGGTTCAGATGTTCTTTTAATTGATAAGAAAATTGTTAATGTTTGGAGAGATTTACGATTAAGCAATCAGCCTCAAATATTTTTAAATGTTCGCTCCTACATAAACCCGGATAGTGTTGTATCAATAAATAACATAAGTATGGAGGTTCCCTCAAAGTATTCATTATCACAAAACTATCCGAATCCTTTTAATCCTACGTCAGTTATTCGTTTTCAGTTGCCCTTTGTTAGTTTTATTTCGCTAAAAGTCTATGATATACAAGGGAAAGAAGTTCAAACACTCGTGAATGAATCACTAAAACCCGGAACGTACGA